ggcACGCCTTCGTTGGCTCTGCTGCCGGCCGCCGCCGTCAGGTGCTGCTCGATCAGGTACTCCAAGCCCAGGCCGGTCCTGGTGCCGCCCCCCCAAGTACGGCATGCTCCAAATGTGGAAGAGCACATCCTGCACGCTGGAGTAGGTGCTTAACTGGAACTCAGTTTTGGGGGATCCGCTGTACTGCACCAAGGCGAACTTAAAGTCGCCGCCGCCCGTCTTTAAAGcctttaccactttgtacagaaACTCCCTGACGAATTGGAAGTTATCTTTGCCAATGCTCCAGGATGAATCCACTAGAAAGATTATATCTGCGGTCACAGCCGGGGCGCTGGCTTTAAGAGAGAAAAGCAATTGAGGACTTTCCGTCCAGGGCACGGGCACGCAGTCACACTTGTGGCAGAGGGCAGCGCGCGGGTTCATTGGGCCTTTAAAGGGGACCCACAGATGGGTCTTCTTTACGGCCGTCCTTCCTGAGGTCACGTCCGCCTGACTTTAGGCCTTTAGTTCATCACCTTCTGCACTGCCAGCCCGGCGGTTTGAGAGCACGGTGGCCAACTGGCAGTAGGACCGGGCTTTGGATTGGCCGCTGTCGGGGTGTTCTCCCCAAGTCCTCGTGTCTGTTGGGTTAATCGACCCCATGCCAGAGGCTGCTGTGGTGAGCCTCGTGTCTGTTTGACTCCGATCGGCCCCCTCACGCTCCGTGATTATGACGATGTTGGATGTTAATTATGCTATTTGATCAAACTGCAACAAGGAGATGTGCTAGACACTCATTGGGGCAAAAGAGGCTCCGGTTGGCGGCCctgacaatcctaaattgtggTGTCTAGCTATGCCAAGGGCACCAGTACAAGTACGAGAGGCCTTGGGGACTGGAGAGAGGACAAGTGACCTCTCAGCCACAAGTTGCCCCTTGTAGATGAATGGCTGGGATGGTAGACACTTTGAAGCCTTCATGGGCTCCTCGGGCATCGGGGACTTGGGTGGGATTTAACGAGAGCCTCTTGGCATGAGCCAAAGGAGAGGGGCGCTCCGCTGGGTGAAGCAGGAGAGGCCAGGAGGCTTAGCCTTCACTCGCTTGTTTCTTCTTTGGTCCCCCGGAGGGCCTTTATGGAGAGCAAGGCTTTGTCGTAGTAGAGCGTGATATTCCTTCTAATCACAGGGGACTTGAAGACCCCTTTACGAGCAGGAAGGACAGACAGGAAGTGACTTCTTGCCCGGCCAGAGGCATATAAAGGACGGACCAGCAGAAGCcggaggccaggagcagttccatcctccAACACCTCAGGCTGTGGTGGTCCCAAGCCATCCCAGTTTGGACTCCCGCAGGGGTACGTGAGGGTACGTCTGGCCTGGTCCCCTGGTGCCATTAGTGGGGTGGGACATCTCTGTTTTCCACATGAGCCACAATTGCTTCCAAGGGGACATACTATGGCAGCCAAACCATTCCTGGGTCCAGCTTAAAAGGACCTGCCACCTCACCTTGGAGGGTCATAGTCGGGAGGCAGGGGGTAACGTCAACGAGAGGAGCGGCAGCAGAGAACGAAGACTGCGGTTTGGCTGTGTTTGCACATTTGCTGATTTATTTTAGTGTAATCAAATTCTTcacttgaacccgggactgtgctgGGTGATGTTGTGCCCAAGGTTTGGGACTCAGTGGCGCCAGCTTCACTGCTAACAGCCCCTTTGAAGAGCCTTGAACCCGCGGCCCCCGTCTGCTTCACTTTCAGCACATTGTACAGCCCCGTGTTGTTGAGCTGGCGCCACTAATGACACGCCATGTTCTGCAGCCCCGTTGAAGTTTCCACTTTTTTGAACCCTGGTATTTGTTAGGCCGCTGCATGGCATCATTTTCTCTGCCTCCATTCCCTACCCTGAACTCACACATAGACCCCCTGACAGATCCTTACAGAAGGACCTGAAATGCAGCCCACCATACTGTTGTAGTGTCAGAGAGATTAAAAGCAAACTTACCAGCCTGAGCTTTGACAGGGGAGTGCCAGGCTACCAATGCCAAGCCCAGGAGGGCAACTAGTGGCAAGTGCTGAGGCTTCCTCATTTTGTGCTGAATCACCAATGCCCTGCGGGAAACAAAAAGAAGACAATGACACGAATGGCCGGGCTCCTGGACCACCACGCCTGCAATGCCTGAAATGGCGGAGGGCACAGTCTCCACACCGGAAGGTCAAAGCTCAAACAAGGACTCTGCTCGGCGACCCACTCGGTCCAGTTGAGCCAAACAGATCCCACCAGCGGCGTTCGGGGTCTTTAACCGCCTTGTCCTCCTTGAGGACTGGAGTTTGCTgatgtgcattattcttttggaataaataaaaaatgagcgGAAAGATTGGGGGCTTAAGCCTCTAAAGTGCTGCTTTCCCTCATCCCACCAACCAGAACACACCTGGAGCGTCTAGGGGGTGTGCTGTGCTGCTGTCCCTGGGACTTGGCCAGAAGTGACCCCAGCATGGGATTTAGAGGGACGAGAGGACGGAGGTGAGGGGCCTGCTTGTGTGATACTCCTCCCTGTATTTACACTGAGAGCTCTCCCTGTGACCATCCCTCCCTTGAGTTAATGAAGGTGACATCATTTTGTAGTGGTGGCCTCCTCCCCGTCACAGAAGATCATCGCACCAGTGCCACCTCTGGCCACTCTGACCAGGTAAACTGTGATGCTGCACAGGGGTCCAGTCAGGTCCAGCGTCTGCCCCTTTATCTCCACTCTCTTACACAAGACCCCGTCAACGCCTTACTGGCCCAACGCAGACCCTGCAGGACTAGACGGCATGGCCCTGAGGTGATGGCACGTGCATTTCAATGCAAGGCTGGGCACAGAGCCACTGACCGCTTGGCAGACGAATGGCGAGTGTCTTGGGAGGgagctttatatagcgcctttccttagTCAACCAGTGGACACCTGCTTCACAGTTTTGGCGTAGCTGGAACACAGACAGGCGCTCATGGAACTGGCGCCGTTGGGACTGACAGCCCGTTGCTTTCGGCTCAGCGCGGTCTCTCTAAACTGCCGCCATCTTTtatctgacattttcattttcgTTCTCTCACTTTGGATGCCACAATGAAAGCGCTTGTTGAGGTGGGGGCATCCAGGTGGGCATGGAAATTGGCAAAGTAGACAAGGACGCTTGCCGATCGTGTCCGAATCGCGCCCCCTAGTGACAATGCTACACTGGCCCCCTGGGGTCGGATATGCCCGATGATGTCTTCTCTTCGGTCCACATCCGAGGTCcttcttgtatagtgccttttagcTAACCGCTCTGCCGCTTGGCTACAAATCCCCTTCTCTGTAAGGCGTTTAAGTATGTGTGCCATCTGCGATTGGCATCCCCAGCTGCTCACCACCGCGTGACTGAAAAAGCGGGCGCAGAAAATGGAAGGCTTTGCGGACGGGAGCGCGCTTCGAGGTCAGCCGAGAGTGTAAGCGCGTGCGGGGGCGGCCTCTTCTGGCCGTGCGTGTGTACTGCAAGTCTGTGCTTTGGTGACGCCAAAATGAACCACCGAGCAGCAAGGACGCGACATACGAAGTGGAAGGGCTTCGTACCCTTCCTCCTTGGCTTTAAGCAGGCAAAGCAGCCTGGCACATTGAGGCTTACTGCAGTGCAAAGACCACCTGGCACAACGAGGACTGTAACAGCGTAGAAACATCAAGGAAAGAAAGAGCACAGTACCAGCCTGGCACAATTGGAAGAACAGCACTGCAAGAATCAGGCTGACATACACAGGACAATGGCAGTGGTGGTGGAAGCACGAAACACAGCCTGGTATGTCAAGAACGGCAGTAGCACTGAAGCAGCCTGGTACATTACAGCAGTGGTAACACTGGCACACAAAGGACTAGTGCATTGTAAAAATCGCCGGGCTCACCGAGGACTGAAACAGTGTGAGCAGAATCCGAAACAACCCAATCACAAAGATGGGCACATTATGAGGGGCAGAAACAAGCTGGCACACCAAAGTCTAGTCAAACGGCAGCGACCTGGCACATGGAAGACCTCAGCAGGAGCAAAAGAAGCCTGGCACAAAGATATGAGGGTAGAAAGAGCATGGCATATCAACAAATTCTACCGGACTAGAACATCAATGTGTGAAAGAACACAGTACCAGCCTGGCACAACAGGAACAACACCGGAAAGAGCTGTAGAAACCAACTGGCATATGAAGGACTGAAGCAGCCTGGCACATCGAGGATTATTGCTGTGCAAAAAGAGCCTGGCACATTCAGGATTACAGCAGTGGCACCTGGAGAAGAACATCTTAACAGATGCCACCTGGCATATGAAGGACTGCAACAGCAGAGTAGAAGCCTGGCACACCAAAGTCTAGAGAagtgggcagcagcagcagccaggCACTTTGAGGCAGCATCGGTGTAAATGGGCACACAGGCAGCCTGGCACAGGCACATGGAGGACTGGCACCATTCATTTTCTTCCTGGCTCTGCCCCCCACATAATTCCGTCTTTCTGCTCCAGTTTTGCTGCCACCCTAAAAGTTGCACAAGTGTGGGCTTTTTGGATGAGGCTGCCAGTCTTATAAACTTTACCAGAAGACGGCACCGCCCTACAGTAAAAGGAAGATGCCCGCAGCCCTTTGCTTATGTACCCTTCAGACGTTCAACTTCATTAGCGACTTTAGTGCTTCGAGGTCGTTGCAGAAGCAACAAGCAGTGATGACCCAGCATCCCGTCCTATCCTACCGCCCGTGTTCGGGAGCTGTGTGCCAAGTCCCGATGCCCACTGCCGAGTTGGTTGAGCAAAAACCGCCACAGGCTCTGCGCACCAAAACAGACATCTTTATTTTAGAAGCCCAAAAATGGGTGTAAGATGGAAACGTCTGCCAGGGGAGGGCGAGGGTGGCAGCAAAGCTCGGCGCTGAATGAATGCCACACGGAGTGGCTGCAGTGGCTGAAAGGCACCGTCCTCATGTCGTGACATGTAACAgacatgtgaaaggcgctatataagtcaTTCCGCAAAGAGCCCAAAATATCCCTTCAGCTGACCACAGACAATCGTAACCCGGCAATGCCATCCTGAAAGTGCACGAACCGAGCCCCCCGTACCTGAGCAAAGTGCGCGCAGTCCAGTCTCGTGGCGACTTAGGCTTGCACCCTGGTCATATTCCTGCGGCACCTGACCGTTCAGCGCTGGCCCTTCTGGATGGACAGACGGAGGCAGAGCAGACTGGACGAAGCTCTCAGCTCGCCTTCCAGCGACTGTGTGGCGGAGCTAACGAGTGCGTGGCCAACTTGTAGAGCACGCTGGGCGCTGGCCAGCTGACGTCCTTCCCTAAATGAAAGCCAGACGCGCCGCCCGCGCTGGTCTGGAAGCTGCTTTCTGCATGATGTCACCAGCTGGAGCCTGCAGACTCGAGCCAAGCCGAGTTTCCATGTTGTGTGGACTCGGGTTCAAGCGTCCCTCACCTGGGCTTTGCCCCTTGCAGCTCTACGAGACCATTCAGACACGAGAAATGGCAGAGGCGTGGTGGACGCTGACCCCTCGGAGCAGACATCTGGATAGAGGTTGCCATGAGACGATTCTGAAAGTCACTCGCTGCCCAGAGGCCCACACCTTCCATTATTCCATTATACATGCCCGCTGCCCGTCCAGCTGTCCATGACCGAAGTCACTTAATCCAGTTGGATCAGGGTCAGCCTATCATGGGGCACCCACAGCTTGTTTAAGTGGGCCAGTCAACGGTGGGCTGACCGACGTCGCCTTCTCACTTTTAGGATAGCTGCATGCCACTCCTGAGAACTTGCATGCCATTCCTCATGGAGCTCATTTCCTGGGCCACCGTGCCCCCCCAGACACCCGCACGCTGAAGTGGACCTCTCCTGTTCCATGTTAGGGCACACAAAGAGAACGGGGTGATGGGCAGCAGTGCTAGCTCTTCTCTTGGCCGCCCTGCCTGACGATTGGCTGGTCGTTCAGACCTTGGACCCCCATTGCTCGAGGCCTCGCGTCTCTTTCGTCTGCCAGTGTGATGGACGCTGCTTACCTGAAGGGTTGCTGCTGCTGCGTCTCCTGACTAAAGTCCATCTTGGCCGAGCTCCACTTTACTTTTCTGGTGGTCACTTGTGAAGGTACTGCTAGATAATCAGAGATCACCTGGCATAAATGACACAGCAGATGCCCACCATATCTGCACATTCAGCTTCAGTTGTGTGCCCCTGTTCCTTGAGCTTGTGGCATCTTTTGTGGCCAGTGTGACTTACATATTTAAGGCAGCCACTGGAGGTTGATGAGACCCCTGACTTCATGACTCATCACGGAGGGTCTGCTGGATGCCCCCATTGTTTTTTCCCAATGTACGTCCTTCGCTGCCTGGCAGTGGCCCCAATCTGCTAAGCCTCAGTACCAAATTGAGGCCAGCTGGAGTGCCAGTTGTGCCAAGCTCTGCAAACAGCAGCTGCATATTAGGACTTGACTGGGAAAGTGGCACACATTAGCATGCCTGTCAAAGGTGGGCACCACATGTCACCCGAGCCTCGTCCAACATGCTCTGGATTGACTGAATAGGAGCAGCTGCTGTTTTGGACGCGCCATCCCAGCAGTCCCCATCCGCTGAGCATGTGGGTATGAAAGGAGCAGCCTTGTTATATAGCGCCCCTCATGAATGGCAGGCTATAGGGGTCTAAACAAAATAAGGGCACAGGGTGCCACCTTCAGGGCCTCAGTGCCATGTGGTGCCCATGTTATCTGTTCCAAGTTCACCCAGTGAAGAGGACACGATGGCCGTCACAGCCCACTGCATGGGGGTCCCATCTCTGTTTGCACTCAGTGTTTTGTCCTCTCCATATTCTGACCTCATTGGCATCAAAGTCAGACCAACACCCAGACGGGCTGCCACGGAGCACCACAGGGCTCTGAGCTGCACTTCAGtgggcacaaggagaacatgccaacAGAGCCGCCACGGTCCAGGACATGGCATTTGAGCTTCAGTGCCATCCACCTCCCAGTTGTGCTTCCACTGCCCTGTGCCCGCCTCATGGACAGCTTTCCATTTCGgtcttctcttttctttgcttGCTTTATGTTGATTGTGATGGGCCTGAGACACAAAAGGAGCTGGGCGAGGGGACATCAGTGGGAGAGGCCGGACCCCTTTGAGTCACAGTAAGCGTTTATAGAGAGGCTTCATATACGGTACTGGAAAGTGCTGCAGTGTGCCAGTTTGAACCTCTCGTCAGGCACCTTTTGCAGGATGGCACAGCAGTGCAGAGTGAAGGAGCGTCGGCGAATGAGAAAGGCCGAGTCATACTGTCcgacaccccccccccacccttgtGGCCTGTTGCCTGGATACACAAATTCCTTACTGGCACGTGTCCCCCGCTTGTTCTCATGCGCCCGCCTCCCCGCCACCCACTTTTgtgtttccattttttgttttttttttcccaaaattaaCTTCGGAACTTGGCCACAGCTGGGACACATCAGGAGATTCGCGGATTGCAGAGTTTGGGGGCCGCGAGCTGCAAGCAACCAGAAAGAGTTTGTGCCGGCCTGGTGGGCTCATATAGCGCCCTGCAGCACTTGTGTGAGGCGGTGCCCTCACTCCTTTTGGCTACTGAGCTTGGCAGCTGACAGTGAGAAACAAGGGTGTGCcaccttttaatgtttttgttggtACCCACAAAACACCTTTGATTGACACAAGAGGCACTGGGGTGGCATGGACCAACCCACAGTGCCAGTCACAGAGCACTATTCATGTCAATGTGGGTGGGTGGAGGCTAGAAGTAGCCTAGAGGGCGCCAGACCTTTGGTGGTTGAGTCAGTGAGCAGTGGCACCTAGaggacacattttttttccataccGCTCTGCCCAGGTTCAGGCATAAATGTCATGTGGAGCTTGAAGTTGGCTCCTGCCAGCTGGCAGGACAGAAGAGAACAGACATGCTTTGTGGCATGAGGGTACAAAAGGTGGAGAGGCCACCCTGCTGGACTGGAATGGGTACAGACCACGTGTGACTGGCTGCGGAATCTGAGCCCCTCGCCACCGTGTCTGATATtttgtgttatatagcgccttacacagcAAATGCCTTGGTATCATTTGGATTATCTGGACACTATTGGCACTCCTGGGCCCAGTGCCCCACAGGGCATGTCCTCGTCACATAGACGTTTGGCACCTGGTCGCTGCCCGGTCATCGAGGCCTTGGAGGTCAAAGACGTCACAGACCTGGAGGTGACCCACCCGTGGGCTCCATTTGGGAATCCTTTCAAGGTAACCTTGGCAAAGGGAATTGATTATACAGATCCAATCTAAAGGAGGGTGGGCACAAATCTCCTGTTGCCAGGGTGTCACACCAGTGCTGACCCCGTTGCCCGGCACGGCCACCTCTCCTCTGCCACAGCCTGTGACTCAGTCCCAAAGCCTGAAACGCAGAGAAAGTCCAAGAGAGGGCGCCCTGCACAACTCCCTGAGGTGATGGGGAGCTGGCATGGGtggtcagcctgtccatcacttTACCCGGCTGTCCCATTCCCTGGTCATGGCGGCCCATTAAGCTGGATGGACGCCTGTGCTCGTTGGTGGCTCATCTGGAGAAGTTGGATGCCATCCAGGGACGTCGTTTCCTTATTGAATGTCTTCGGGGCTGCAGAGAATCAAAGGTAGTGGCGGGATGGCTCGCAGCTGGTGCCCGCATGTGCAGACCACATTGTGCCATCCTTGGCTTTTGTTGTTCTATTTCAGGCCTTAGTGCCCAGCTGGCAGATGTTCTGCTGTTTTACCAGAGGGCAGGCTGGATGGCAGTCCAAGCCAGGGCCCCTCCAAGTTAAAGTCACACTTCTAGAGGGTGGATAGCTGGGGAGCCACTAAACGGAGAGAGGCAGCTGGCCGCTCGGCAGGTCCCTGGCATCACTTTGTCTCCTCTGTTGGCTCAGCTCCCCGAATCCGTCATGGGCGTCTTCTCCAACCCAGCATGTTGTTCCTGTGATGAG
The sequence above is drawn from the Erpetoichthys calabaricus chromosome 3, fErpCal1.3, whole genome shotgun sequence genome and encodes:
- the LOC114644633 gene encoding collagen alpha-3(VI) chain-like, producing the protein MRKPQHLPLVALLGLALVAWHSPVKAQAASAPAVTADIIFLVDSSWSIGKDNFQFVREFLYKVVKALKTGGGDFKFALVQYSGSPKTEFQLSTYSSVQDVLFHIWSMPYLGGRHQDRPGLGVPDRAAPDGGGRQQSQRRRASGGGGADGRPLPGRRHPAVVSPPVSRRRHVRCGSASRGRMGAQGDGQQAAREAHVQRSQLQCLVRHSRRFSGQCVRRRGSVCAGGSGRSKFGRFSTRVDRPFIRN